Proteins encoded in a region of the Magallana gigas chromosome 8, xbMagGiga1.1, whole genome shotgun sequence genome:
- the LOC105341865 gene encoding ATP-dependent RNA helicase DDX3Y isoform X3, with amino-acid sequence MSNVHNQNGQGLEQQFAGLDLGSGGRPYNGKGQGNQGTRYVPPHMRNAGGPAPPPMGIVPNFPPPPLPENRGGRDGGFSRGGYNQGRGGYMNGGPPQSFSQPNMSDRGGYNSYNRGGYNQGGGNRGGYNYQNRRGGGGGYQNNAPGRYGGGGGGDRYNNFGDGDRYQRQGSAPPNAGGRWDNLDEDRSFSARRGGGQQDGGDWGNNNRWDNRTDNNAGGKYPQETTKENWTVPLPANQRLEEELFGSGNTGINSDKELFGTGNTGINFDKYEDIPVEATGENCPKNIETFEDCSLGEIIRNNITLSRYSKPTPVQKYAIPIVLNKRDLMACAQTGSGKTAAFLVPVLNRVYENGPEESANVAQSRQYGRRKQYPLALVLAPTRELAYQIYDEARKFAYRSRVRPCVVYGGADIGAQMRDLDRGCHLLVATPGRLVDMLERGKIGLEHCKFLCLDEADRMLDMGFEPQIRRIVEKDNMPPSGVRQTLMFSATFPKEIQMLARDFLDNYIFLAVGRVGSTSENITQKVVWVEEMEKRSFLLDLLNAAAGPDSLTLVFVETKKGADSLEDFLIREGYPATSIHGDRSQKEREEALRLFRSGDRPIIVATAVAARGLDIQNVRHVVNFDLPSDIEEYVHRIGRTGRVGNLGLATSFFNEKNKNIVRDLMDLLVEAHQEVPSWLESMAYEARPAGGSRRGGGRRFGNSGFGSRDYRQQTKPKQQQQQQQGGAGGGYNSNFNNPMANQYGQYSNYGGSYGGAYSGGGNNAAPDWWGN; translated from the exons GACAGGGTAACCAAGGAACAAGATATGTGCCGCCTCATATGAGAAATGCAGGAGGACCTGCCCCTCCCCCAATGGGGATTGTGCCCAACTTCCCCCCACCCCCATTGCCCGAGAACAGAGGGGgtagag ATGGAGGATTTAGCCGAGGAGGATACAACCAGGGACGTGGAGGCTACATGAATGGAGGGCCTCCTCAAAGCTTCAGTCAGCCCA ACATGAGTGACCGTGGAGGTTATAATAGCTACAATCGTGGTGGTTACAACCAGGGAGGGGGTAATCGTGGTGGATACAATTACCAGAACCGCCGTGGCGGCGGCGGCGGCTACCAGAATAATGCTCCAGGAAG ATACGGCGGTGGTGGCGGCGGTGATCGCTACAACAACTTTGGTGATGGGGACCGCTACCAGAGACAAGGCAGTGCCCCACCCAATGCTGGGGGTCGCTGGGATAACCTGGACGAGGACCGCAGTTTCAGCGCTCGCCGTGGCGGTGGACAGCAAGATGGCGGTGACTGGGGCAACAACAACCGCTGGGACAACCGCACTGACAACAACGCCGGGGGCAAGTACCCACAGGAAACCACCAAGGAGAATTGGACCGTCCCACTGCCAGCCAATCAAAGGCTGGAGGA AGAGCTATTTGGCAGTGGAAACACTGGTATCAATTCTGACAA AGAGCTATTTGGCACTGGAAACACTGGTATCAATTTTGACAAGTATGAAGATATTCCTGTAGAGGCAACAGGAGAGAACTGCCCTAAAAACATTGAGACA TTTGAGGATTGTAGCCTGGGAGAGATCATCAGAAACAACATAACGCTGAGTCGCTACTCCAAGCCGACCCCCGTACAGAAGTACGCCATCCCGATCGTGCTGAATAAGAGAGACCTAATGGCCTGTGCTCAGACAG GATCTGGTAAGACTGCTGCTTTCCTGGTCCCTGTGTTGAACAGAGTGTATGAAAATGGACCTGAGGAATCTGCT AATGTAGCACAGTCCAGACAATACGGGCGGAGGAAGCAGTACCCCCTGGCCCTTGTACTTGCCCCAACAAGAGAATTGGCCTATCAGATCTACGATGAAGCAAGAAAG TTTGCCTACCGATCGCGAGTGAGACCCTGTGTGGTGTACGGTGGTGCCGACATCGGCGCCCAGATGCGGGACCTGGACCGTGGCTGTCATCTTCTGGTGGCCACCCCTGGGCGTCTAGTCGACATGCTTGAGAGGGGCAAGATTGGACTGGAGCACTGCAA GTTCCTGTGTTTGGACGAGGCTGACAGAATGTTGGACATGGGATTTGAGCCACAGATCCGTCGCATCGTGGAGAAAGACAACATGCCTCCAAGTGGAGTGAGGCAGACTCTTATGTTCAGTGCCACATTCCCTAAGGAAATTCAG ATGCTAGCTAGAGATTTCCTGGACAACTACATCTTCTTGGCAGTTGGTCGTGTGGGCAGCACAAGCGAGAACATCACCCAGAAGGTTGTGTGGGTGGAGGAGATGGAGAAGCGCTCTTTCTTGCTGGATCTCCTGAATGCCGCTGCGGGGCCCGACTCCCTCACCCTTGTGTTCGTGGAGACCAAGAAGGGCGCCGACTCGCTTGAGGATTTTCTAATCAGGGAGGGGTACCCCGCCACCAGTATCCATGGCGATCGCTCTCAGAAGGAGCGAGAGGAGGCTCTCAGACTGTTCAGGAGTGGAGACAGACCCATCATTGTAGCTACTGCT GTGGCTGCAAGAGGATTGGATATTCAAAATGTCCGACACGTAGTGAACTTTGACCTGCCAAGTGACATTGAGGAGTATGTACATAGAATCGGTAGAACTGGACGTGTGGGAAACCTGG GTCTGGCCACATCCTTCTTCAACGAGAAGAACAAAAACATTGTGCGTGACCTGATGGACCTACTGGTGGAGGCCCACCAAGAGGTGCCTTCCTGGCTCGAGTCCATGGCCTATGAGGCCCGCCCAGCAGGGGGATCAAGAAGAGGTGGCGGAAGAAG ATTTGGAAACTCTGGCTTTGGATCCAGAGATTATCGTCAGCAGACCAAACCtaagcagcagcagcagcagcaacaGGGCGGGGCGGGAGGTGGCTACAACAGCAACTTCAACAACCCGATGGCCAATCAGTACGGCCAGTACAGCAACTATGGTGGCTCCTATGGCGGGGCCTACTCTGGTGGTGGCAACAATGCAGCTCCAGACTGGTGGGGCAACTGA